The following proteins are co-located in the Sulfurospirillum deleyianum DSM 6946 genome:
- a CDS encoding DUF4197 domain-containing protein produces the protein MLKQTLILLTPLMLCAANWQDTLNTAVNAASSTQTTTKTTTTSQSTATSGVKEALSLGAKQAVSLLGKENGYLNNSAVKIPLPSSMKPIATAAEKLGGKSYVDDFVKTMNTAATKSVPKTASILSDTISSMSVEDAQAIVSGGNTAATDYFKTKAGSKLLSAIMPIIKESISESQVMSSYQALKGFAGGSSATQAIGNNALVGQASSLAKGLGMGDALPSGDEDIESYIGRKTLDGLFYMIGEKEKALRSNPLASGSSIIQQVFGK, from the coding sequence ATGCTTAAACAAACACTTATTCTATTAACCCCACTAATGCTCTGTGCGGCAAATTGGCAAGATACTTTAAATACTGCAGTTAATGCCGCATCGAGTACACAAACAACGACCAAAACGACCACCACTTCGCAAAGTACGGCGACATCAGGTGTCAAGGAAGCACTCAGTTTAGGAGCCAAACAAGCCGTCTCTTTGTTGGGTAAAGAGAACGGCTATCTGAATAACAGTGCCGTTAAAATTCCTCTGCCCTCTTCCATGAAACCTATTGCCACAGCCGCTGAAAAACTAGGAGGCAAAAGCTACGTCGATGATTTTGTTAAAACGATGAATACCGCCGCTACCAAATCCGTTCCTAAAACAGCCTCAATTCTTAGTGATACGATCTCTTCGATGAGCGTTGAGGATGCACAGGCCATTGTCAGTGGTGGCAATACTGCCGCAACGGATTATTTTAAAACCAAAGCAGGTAGCAAGCTCTTAAGTGCGATTATGCCGATTATCAAAGAGAGTATCAGTGAAAGTCAAGTGATGAGCTCTTATCAAGCCCTTAAAGGCTTTGCAGGTGGCAGTAGCGCAACCCAAGCCATTGGCAATAATGCTCTGGTTGGACAAGCCTCTTCTTTAGCCAAAGGCTTAGGCATGGGAGATGCACTTCCGAGTGGGGATGAAGATATTGAGAGTTATATTGGGCGTAAAACCCTCGATGGACTTTTTTATATGATTGGGGAGAAAGAAAAAGCCTTGCGTAGCAATCCTTTGGCAAGTGGTAGTTCGATTATTCAACAAGTCTTTGGAAAGTAA
- the nifJ gene encoding pyruvate:ferredoxin (flavodoxin) oxidoreductase translates to MAKVMKTMDGNEAAAYASYAFTEVAGIYPITPSSPMADFTDIWASQGKKNLFGMPVKVVEMQSEGGAAGTVHGSLQAGALTTTYTASQGLLLKIPNMYKMAGGLLPSVIHVAARTLATHALSIFGDHQDVYAARQTGYAMLSSGSVQQVMDLAGVAHLAAIKGRVPFMHFFDGFRTSHEIQKIEVMDYAVFERLLDKEAVQRFRDEALNPESPKTRGTAQNDDIYFQGREAQNKFYDALPDIVAHYMAEISKETGREYKPFTYYGAQDADRIIVAMGSVTECLKETIDYLMSQGEKVGLITPHLYRPFSIKYLMDVMPESVKKIAVLDRTKEAGSIGEPLYLDMRAAFYGHKNAPIIVGGRYGLSSKDVDPAQMLAVFENLKLAEPKNDFTVGIVDDVTFKSLDVKEKMSLGEPETKECLFYGLGADGTVGANKSSIKIIGDETDMYAQAYFAYDSKKSGGFTRSHLRFGKHPIRSTYLVSNPHFVACSVAAYLELYDVIDGIRENGTFLLNSIWDADETIKRIPNKVKRILAMKKVKFYIINATKLARDIGLGNRSNTIMQSAFFKLAEIIDFEKAQEFMKKQAYKTYHKKGEHIVELNYKAIDVGANGLVKVDVDPSWAHLVDEVKVQQEVKYKGTPFVEAIAKPVNAARGDSLPVSVFKGYEDGTFEHGTTEYEKRGVGVMVPKWIEENCIQCNQCAFVCPHAVIRPFLINDAEFAAAPEGVKTHALDAKGKELKGLKYKIQVSSLDCTGCDLCAEACPTKEKSLVMVPLQESIDAGEQINADYLFKKVTYKDDILSKNTVKGALFAQPLFEFHAACPGCGETPYITLATRLFGDSMMIANATGCSSIYGGSAPSTPYRKNDKGFGPAWANSLFEDNAEFGLGMHVANETIRHRIHTVMEASLDKAPNAIAALYKDWIEFRDDRVKSAEIRDLLVPLLQANPSAAGADIILSLKQYIAKKSQWIFGGDGWAYDIGYGGLDHVIASGEDVNILVLDTEVYSNTGGQSSKSSRAGSIAQFTAAGKPSQKKDLGYIAMTYGNVFVAQINSNASAAQTIKAFEAAEAYPGVSLIIAYSPCIAHGIKGGLSKSGNQGELATKCGYWPIYTYDPRLAEKGENPVKITGKEPDWSLYDDFLMNEVRYASLKKSNPEHAQELFDHNKKDAQRRWRQLNRLASSDFSNEVEEA, encoded by the coding sequence ATGGCTAAAGTCATGAAAACAATGGATGGTAACGAAGCTGCTGCGTATGCATCGTATGCTTTTACAGAAGTGGCAGGTATCTATCCAATTACACCTTCTTCACCTATGGCGGATTTTACGGATATTTGGGCTTCACAAGGTAAAAAAAATCTTTTTGGTATGCCTGTTAAAGTGGTTGAAATGCAAAGTGAGGGTGGTGCTGCTGGAACGGTGCATGGATCATTGCAAGCAGGAGCACTCACAACAACGTATACTGCTTCACAGGGCTTGCTACTTAAAATCCCGAATATGTACAAAATGGCAGGTGGCTTACTTCCAAGTGTTATCCATGTCGCTGCTCGTACTCTTGCAACCCATGCGCTTTCTATTTTTGGAGACCATCAAGATGTTTATGCCGCACGTCAAACAGGCTATGCCATGCTCTCAAGCGGTTCTGTACAGCAAGTCATGGATTTAGCAGGTGTGGCACACTTAGCGGCCATTAAAGGGCGTGTTCCTTTTATGCACTTTTTTGATGGTTTTAGAACATCACATGAAATTCAAAAAATTGAAGTGATGGATTATGCGGTTTTTGAGAGATTATTGGACAAAGAAGCAGTTCAGCGTTTTCGTGATGAAGCGTTAAATCCTGAATCACCTAAAACACGTGGTACCGCTCAAAATGACGATATCTACTTCCAAGGTAGAGAAGCACAAAACAAATTTTACGATGCCTTACCTGATATTGTAGCCCACTATATGGCTGAAATCTCTAAAGAGACAGGACGTGAATATAAACCTTTTACTTATTATGGTGCACAAGATGCGGATAGAATCATTGTGGCAATGGGTTCTGTTACGGAGTGTTTAAAAGAGACCATTGATTATTTAATGAGTCAGGGTGAAAAAGTAGGTTTGATTACACCACATCTTTACCGCCCATTTAGTATTAAGTATCTTATGGATGTTATGCCAGAATCGGTTAAAAAAATTGCTGTTTTAGATAGAACCAAAGAGGCAGGCTCTATTGGTGAACCATTGTATCTTGATATGAGAGCAGCATTCTACGGTCACAAAAATGCGCCTATTATTGTGGGTGGACGTTATGGTCTCTCTTCAAAAGACGTTGATCCAGCGCAAATGTTGGCTGTGTTTGAAAACCTCAAATTGGCTGAACCTAAAAATGATTTTACTGTAGGTATCGTGGATGATGTCACCTTTAAATCTCTTGATGTTAAAGAGAAGATGAGTTTGGGTGAACCTGAGACAAAAGAGTGTTTATTTTATGGATTGGGTGCTGATGGTACGGTTGGTGCCAATAAAAGTTCGATTAAAATCATTGGTGATGAGACAGATATGTATGCGCAAGCTTATTTTGCGTATGACTCCAAAAAATCAGGTGGTTTTACCCGTTCACATCTTCGTTTTGGAAAACATCCGATTCGTTCAACCTACCTTGTATCTAACCCACATTTTGTCGCCTGTTCAGTAGCTGCATATCTTGAATTGTATGACGTCATTGATGGTATCAGAGAAAATGGTACCTTCTTGCTTAATTCAATTTGGGATGCGGATGAGACGATTAAGCGAATTCCAAACAAAGTCAAACGTATTTTAGCTATGAAAAAAGTCAAATTTTACATTATTAATGCGACAAAATTAGCACGTGATATTGGTTTAGGAAATCGAAGCAATACCATTATGCAATCTGCTTTTTTCAAGCTTGCCGAAATTATTGATTTTGAAAAAGCGCAAGAGTTTATGAAAAAGCAAGCGTATAAAACGTATCACAAAAAAGGTGAACACATTGTTGAGCTTAACTACAAAGCGATTGATGTGGGAGCCAATGGTTTAGTAAAAGTCGATGTGGATCCATCTTGGGCTCATTTGGTTGATGAGGTCAAAGTTCAGCAAGAAGTCAAATACAAAGGTACCCCATTTGTTGAAGCCATCGCAAAACCAGTCAATGCTGCACGTGGAGATAGCTTACCTGTTTCTGTTTTCAAAGGCTACGAAGATGGTACATTTGAACATGGCACCACAGAGTATGAAAAACGTGGTGTTGGTGTTATGGTTCCAAAATGGATTGAAGAGAATTGTATTCAATGTAATCAATGTGCGTTTGTGTGCCCACACGCTGTTATTCGTCCATTTCTTATTAATGATGCAGAGTTTGCAGCAGCACCTGAGGGTGTTAAAACGCATGCGCTTGATGCAAAAGGTAAAGAGCTAAAAGGCTTAAAGTATAAAATCCAAGTCTCTTCATTAGATTGTACAGGATGTGATCTTTGTGCAGAGGCATGCCCTACGAAAGAGAAATCTTTGGTGATGGTTCCATTGCAAGAGAGTATTGATGCTGGAGAGCAAATTAACGCAGATTACCTCTTCAAAAAAGTGACCTATAAAGATGATATTCTCTCTAAAAATACCGTCAAGGGTGCTTTATTTGCACAACCACTTTTTGAGTTCCACGCAGCATGTCCAGGATGTGGTGAAACACCTTATATCACACTTGCTACACGTCTTTTTGGCGATAGCATGATGATTGCCAATGCAACAGGTTGTTCTTCTATTTATGGTGGTTCAGCGCCTTCAACACCGTACCGTAAAAACGACAAAGGATTTGGTCCTGCATGGGCGAACTCACTGTTTGAAGACAATGCAGAGTTTGGTTTGGGTATGCATGTCGCCAATGAGACAATTCGTCATCGTATTCACACTGTCATGGAAGCTTCTTTAGACAAAGCACCTAATGCCATTGCTGCACTCTATAAAGATTGGATTGAGTTTAGAGATGACAGAGTAAAATCTGCTGAAATTCGTGATCTTTTAGTTCCTCTTTTACAAGCGAATCCAAGTGCTGCAGGTGCGGACATTATTTTAAGCCTCAAACAGTACATTGCGAAAAAATCACAATGGATTTTTGGTGGAGATGGTTGGGCGTATGACATTGGTTATGGCGGATTAGATCATGTTATTGCCAGCGGTGAGGATGTTAACATTTTGGTACTCGATACAGAGGTTTACTCGAACACAGGTGGTCAGAGTTCTAAATCATCTCGTGCAGGTTCTATCGCTCAATTTACAGCAGCGGGTAAACCGAGTCAGAAAAAAGATTTGGGGTATATTGCGATGACGTATGGTAACGTTTTTGTTGCACAGATTAACTCAAATGCCTCTGCAGCGCAAACCATTAAAGCCTTTGAAGCAGCCGAAGCGTATCCTGGAGTCTCACTGATTATTGCTTACTCACCATGTATTGCCCATGGTATTAAAGGGGGATTAAGCAAATCAGGAAATCAAGGAGAACTTGCAACCAAGTGTGGTTACTGGCCAATTTATACCTATGACCCACGTTTGGCAGAAAAAGGTGAAAATCCAGTTAAGATTACAGGAAAAGAGCCTGATTGGTCATTGTATGATGACTTCTTGATGAATGAGGTACGTTACGCATCGCTTAAAAAGTCAAATCCAGAACATGCACAAGAACTGTTTGACCACAATAAAAAAGATGCACAACGCAGATGGAGACAGTTAAATCGTCTTGCAAGTTCAGATTTTTCAAATGAAGTAGAAGAGGCGTAA
- a CDS encoding OmpA family protein yields the protein MKKSLFSLAALATLALAAPTAYNYEVTPTIGGVYPEGNLDIHSQLTYGLRFGINLDSNIVSQIELGYDRSDDVDYEKSTKDTNINRYYANVVKEYKLTPETALYALVGLGHEDLSNSANDNDDSMFAQYGGGVKYWVSDNFALKAEVRHAVKFDHGDNNLFYSLGFAIPFSPKAAPVVAKAEPKPAPVAAPIAPKDSDMDGVYDDKDKCPNTPKGTVVDVDGCTKIIRLHVKFDFDKSVVKPAFMPEIQKVADFMKQNPGYSVVLEGHTDSKGSDAYNQKLSDSRAKAVAKALSNLGVAAAKVTTEAYGESKPVATNDTEAGRAENRRVDALFKK from the coding sequence ATGAAAAAATCGCTATTTTCATTAGCAGCGTTGGCAACGCTTGCATTGGCTGCTCCAACAGCATACAACTATGAGGTGACACCAACCATTGGTGGTGTTTATCCAGAAGGCAATCTTGACATTCACAGTCAATTGACGTATGGTCTACGATTTGGTATCAATCTTGATAGCAACATTGTAAGTCAAATCGAGTTAGGTTATGACAGAAGTGATGATGTTGATTATGAAAAAAGTACGAAAGATACAAACATTAATCGCTACTATGCAAACGTTGTTAAAGAGTACAAATTAACTCCTGAAACAGCGCTTTATGCTTTGGTAGGTTTGGGTCATGAAGATTTGAGCAACTCTGCAAATGACAATGACGATAGCATGTTTGCACAATACGGTGGTGGTGTCAAATATTGGGTAAGCGATAACTTTGCACTTAAAGCAGAAGTACGTCATGCGGTTAAATTTGACCATGGCGATAATAACCTATTTTATAGCCTAGGTTTTGCTATTCCATTTAGTCCAAAAGCAGCACCTGTGGTAGCAAAAGCTGAGCCAAAACCAGCTCCTGTTGCAGCACCTATTGCACCAAAAGATAGCGATATGGATGGCGTATATGATGACAAAGATAAATGTCCAAATACACCAAAAGGTACCGTTGTTGATGTTGATGGTTGTACCAAAATTATTCGTTTACATGTAAAGTTTGACTTTGACAAATCTGTCGTAAAACCAGCGTTTATGCCTGAAATTCAAAAAGTAGCAGATTTTATGAAACAAAATCCAGGATATAGCGTTGTTTTAGAGGGACACACTGACTCTAAAGGTAGCGATGCGTATAACCAAAAACTTTCTGATAGCCGTGCAAAAGCGGTGGCTAAAGCACTTTCAAATTTAGGTGTTGCGGCTGCGAAAGTAACAACTGAAGCGTATGGTGAGAGCAAACCTGTTGCAACCAACGATACAGAAGCGGGTCGTGCTGAAAACAGAAGAGTAGACGCACTCTTTAAAAAATAA
- a CDS encoding superoxide dismutase, which translates to MFQKSLLRKRWMALVFSWLFVPALMAADAFSLAPLPYGYDALEPVIDKETMQIHHGKHHQAYVSNLNAQVATYPELKGMSVEQIMASISKYNAAVRNNGGGHYNHALFWKLMAPVGKGGTPSASLSKAIERDFGSLEKMKEAFEKAGATRFGSGWAWVIVTADKKLAVTSTPNQDNPLMDVTEAKGMPILAADVWEHAYYLKYQNKRADYLKNWWSVVNWNEVNARFDAAMK; encoded by the coding sequence ATGTTTCAAAAATCTCTTCTACGTAAGCGTTGGATGGCACTGGTTTTTTCATGGCTTTTTGTTCCTGCATTGATGGCAGCAGATGCGTTTAGCTTAGCGCCTTTACCCTATGGATATGATGCCTTAGAGCCCGTGATTGATAAAGAGACCATGCAGATCCATCATGGTAAACATCATCAAGCGTATGTTTCAAATCTTAATGCGCAAGTCGCAACGTATCCTGAATTGAAAGGGATGAGTGTGGAGCAAATAATGGCATCAATTTCCAAATACAATGCAGCGGTGAGAAATAACGGTGGTGGACACTATAACCATGCACTTTTTTGGAAACTCATGGCGCCTGTGGGAAAAGGCGGTACGCCATCAGCTTCACTTTCTAAAGCGATTGAGCGTGATTTTGGAAGTTTAGAGAAGATGAAAGAGGCGTTTGAAAAAGCAGGAGCGACTCGTTTTGGCTCAGGTTGGGCGTGGGTTATCGTTACCGCAGATAAAAAATTAGCAGTGACATCAACACCCAATCAGGACAATCCTCTCATGGACGTCACAGAAGCGAAGGGAATGCCAATCTTAGCGGCAGATGTCTGGGAACATGCGTATTATCTTAAGTATCAAAATAAACGAGCAGATTATTTGAAAAATTGGTGGAGTGTGGTGAATTGGAATGAGGTCAATGCACGTTTTGATGCGGCAATGAAGTAG
- a CDS encoding MmcQ/YjbR family DNA-binding protein: MTLATLTDYCLDFTGATKEYPFDETTAVFKVGNKIFALLDEESHPPRINVKCDPYYAKELREIYPCVLAGYHMNKKHWNTIICNDSIESSLIFGWIDDSYELVFKGLSLKMKAFISST, translated from the coding sequence ATGACATTAGCAACCCTAACTGATTATTGTCTTGATTTCACAGGCGCAACAAAAGAGTACCCTTTTGATGAAACAACGGCTGTTTTTAAAGTAGGAAACAAAATATTTGCTCTCCTTGACGAAGAGAGTCATCCCCCTCGTATCAATGTCAAATGTGACCCTTACTATGCCAAAGAACTACGTGAAATATACCCCTGCGTTTTAGCAGGGTATCATATGAACAAAAAACATTGGAATACAATTATCTGCAATGATAGCATTGAGTCTTCTTTAATCTTTGGATGGATAGATGATTCTTATGAGCTTGTCTTTAAAGGACTCTCGTTGAAAATGAAAGCATTTATTTCCAGTACTTAA
- the purT gene encoding formate-dependent phosphoribosylglycinamide formyltransferase — translation MHFTTPLKSNSTKIMLIGSGELGKEVVIEATRLGIETVAVDSYPQAPAHLVANKSYVINMKNKEALLEVIRLEKPMYILPEVEALSIEALIEAEKEGFCVIPNADAVKKTMNRKNIREFAAEKLGLKTSGYVFVKTLEELQEATKKLGIPCVVKPVMSSSGHGQSVIRSEADIQKSWEIAKEARGDASELIVEEFVPFDYEITLLTVRNGKETVFCEPIGHIQENGDYVLSWQPVPMKPEVLAKAQVMAKTVTDGLGGRGLFGVEFFVKNDEVYFSELSPRPHDTGMVTMITQSQSEFALHVRAVLGLPLDFTFYGAGASGAFKSLKEEHLPTLEIPESAFSKNSFVRVFGKPVSHVGRRMAVALVLDEVEAAKKKAKEIVSAIIG, via the coding sequence ATGCACTTTACAACTCCCCTTAAAAGTAACAGTACGAAAATCATGCTCATTGGCAGTGGTGAGCTGGGCAAAGAAGTCGTTATCGAAGCAACACGTTTGGGCATTGAAACCGTAGCGGTGGATTCGTATCCGCAAGCACCTGCACATTTGGTTGCCAATAAAAGCTATGTCATCAACATGAAAAATAAAGAAGCTCTTTTAGAGGTGATTCGTCTCGAAAAACCGATGTATATCTTGCCTGAAGTGGAAGCACTCAGTATCGAAGCACTTATTGAAGCGGAGAAAGAGGGTTTTTGTGTCATTCCTAATGCGGACGCGGTTAAAAAGACGATGAATCGTAAAAATATTCGTGAGTTTGCCGCTGAAAAATTGGGGCTTAAAACGAGTGGTTATGTTTTTGTTAAGACGCTTGAAGAGCTTCAAGAAGCGACTAAAAAGCTGGGCATTCCTTGCGTGGTTAAGCCTGTGATGAGTTCTTCAGGGCATGGGCAAAGTGTGATTAGAAGCGAAGCGGACATTCAAAAATCGTGGGAGATTGCTAAAGAAGCCAGAGGCGATGCGAGTGAACTCATCGTTGAGGAGTTTGTGCCATTTGATTATGAGATTACGCTTCTTACGGTTCGCAATGGCAAAGAGACTGTTTTTTGTGAGCCAATAGGTCATATACAAGAAAATGGGGATTATGTTTTGAGTTGGCAGCCTGTTCCTATGAAGCCTGAAGTTTTAGCTAAAGCGCAAGTGATGGCAAAAACGGTGACGGATGGTTTAGGGGGTCGTGGTCTATTTGGCGTGGAATTTTTTGTGAAAAATGATGAGGTCTATTTTTCTGAGCTGAGTCCTCGTCCGCATGACACAGGCATGGTCACGATGATAACCCAAAGTCAGAGCGAATTTGCCTTACATGTAAGAGCCGTTCTTGGCTTACCGCTTGATTTTACCTTTTACGGAGCGGGTGCGAGTGGGGCGTTTAAAAGTCTGAAAGAGGAGCATTTGCCAACCCTTGAAATTCCTGAGAGTGCCTTTTCTAAAAACTCCTTTGTGCGTGTTTTTGGGAAACCTGTGAGTCATGTGGGGCGAAGAATGGCGGTGGCATTAGTGCTTGATGAAGTAGAAGCGGCAAAGAAAAAAGCTAAAGAGATTGTCTCTGCCATCATCGGATAA
- a CDS encoding peptide-binding protein — protein MKTLLWMLIFCLSSVSASTLHLSIAANPSRLNPILSTDATSSEVSRWIFNALLRYDKEGRVVPELAKNYSFIDDTTLVFELREDVTWSDGTPFSAKDILFTYETILSPSIFTPYSSGFTHVLHVKILDPYKIEVKYKYPYFKALEIWMMEVLPEHILRDEKALMTSSFNQSPIGTGSYTLESFAISKNIVLHANANYFIHKPYIDEIIFHYLPDRAAEFMMLKSKKLDIGTLTPLQLERQIDEDFRQYYTIYEESAHSYSYIGFNLKEAKFKDPRVREALSLAIDREALVDILHFGHGKVCTGPFMSGTGAFNAQIEAPKRDIAKAKALLKEAGYDAENPLIFELSTSASGSGSYSAQVLQHQLKEAGVVMKLRVMEWQAFLNTVVLPRKFEAVLMGWSLGLKPDAYSIWHSESQRKGGFNFVGYHNEKVDALIKEAEKTVNQEKFDALYREIFAHIVADNPYLFLVIPNSITAVNKEIHPVSTSLIGIMHNAVDWIKPEL, from the coding sequence ATGAAAACACTTTTATGGATGCTTATTTTTTGTCTATCGTCTGTGAGCGCAAGTACGCTTCATTTGTCCATTGCTGCCAATCCTAGTCGTCTAAATCCTATTCTTTCAACGGATGCGACAAGTTCAGAAGTTTCAAGATGGATTTTTAATGCCCTGCTTCGCTATGACAAAGAGGGAAGGGTTGTTCCTGAATTGGCGAAAAACTACTCTTTTATAGACGATACAACGCTGGTCTTTGAATTAAGAGAGGATGTGACATGGAGTGATGGAACGCCTTTTAGTGCGAAGGATATCCTTTTTACTTATGAGACCATTCTCTCGCCTTCTATCTTTACGCCTTACTCTTCAGGATTTACGCATGTTTTACATGTAAAGATTTTAGACCCGTATAAAATTGAAGTCAAGTATAAATATCCCTATTTTAAAGCCTTAGAAATCTGGATGATGGAAGTGTTGCCTGAGCATATTTTGCGTGATGAAAAAGCGTTGATGACAAGCTCTTTTAACCAATCTCCCATTGGGACAGGCTCTTATACTTTAGAATCATTTGCGATTTCTAAAAACATTGTGCTTCACGCTAATGCGAATTATTTTATCCATAAACCCTATATTGATGAGATTATTTTTCACTATTTACCTGATCGTGCGGCGGAATTTATGATGCTTAAATCGAAAAAACTTGATATAGGCACCTTAACACCTTTGCAATTAGAGCGTCAAATTGATGAGGATTTTCGTCAGTATTATACGATTTATGAAGAGAGCGCTCATTCTTATTCGTATATAGGATTTAATTTAAAAGAGGCGAAGTTTAAAGACCCACGTGTGCGAGAAGCGCTCTCTTTGGCGATTGATAGAGAAGCGTTGGTTGATATTTTGCATTTTGGGCATGGCAAAGTCTGCACAGGTCCTTTTATGTCTGGCACAGGAGCGTTTAATGCACAGATTGAAGCGCCTAAAAGAGATATTGCTAAAGCTAAAGCGCTTTTAAAAGAGGCGGGCTATGATGCAGAAAATCCATTGATATTTGAGCTCTCCACGAGTGCGAGTGGCAGTGGGAGTTATTCGGCACAGGTTTTACAGCATCAACTTAAAGAAGCAGGGGTTGTGATGAAGCTGCGTGTGATGGAGTGGCAAGCTTTTTTAAATACAGTGGTATTGCCCCGTAAGTTTGAGGCGGTTTTAATGGGATGGTCTTTAGGTCTAAAGCCTGATGCGTATAGTATATGGCACAGTGAGTCGCAGCGCAAAGGAGGCTTTAATTTTGTGGGTTATCACAATGAAAAAGTCGATGCGCTGATTAAAGAAGCAGAAAAAACGGTGAATCAAGAAAAATTTGACGCACTGTATCGGGAGATTTTTGCGCATATTGTTGCAGATAATCCTTATCTTTTCTTAGTGATTCCAAATAGCATTACCGCCGTCAATAAGGAGATACATCCCGTCTCCACGTCGCTGATTGGTATTATGCATAATGCTGTTGATTGGATTAAACCAGAACTTTAA
- a CDS encoding DUF523 domain-containing protein, with protein MKPKILISACLMGENVKYDGGNNALHVKRVAQWQEEGVLVALCPEVLGGLSIPRLPSEVVYGSFRVVNSAGEEVTDAFEKGALEALRIAKEEGAVMAILKARSPSCGKGVIYDGTFSHTKVNDSGVACKALQSAGIAVFSEEELEEAEAFWKRKVF; from the coding sequence ATGAAACCAAAAATTTTAATCAGTGCTTGTTTAATGGGCGAAAATGTGAAGTATGATGGTGGTAACAATGCTTTACATGTAAAAAGAGTGGCGCAGTGGCAAGAGGAGGGTGTTCTCGTTGCTTTGTGCCCTGAAGTTTTAGGTGGTTTAAGTATTCCTCGTTTGCCCTCAGAAGTGGTGTATGGCTCTTTTCGTGTGGTTAATTCTGCGGGAGAAGAGGTAACTGACGCATTTGAAAAAGGAGCTTTGGAAGCCTTACGCATTGCGAAAGAAGAGGGGGCTGTTATGGCAATTTTAAAAGCTAGAAGCCCTTCGTGTGGAAAAGGCGTTATCTACGATGGAACGTTTTCGCATACGAAAGTTAATGATTCTGGGGTGGCGTGTAAAGCGTTGCAGAGTGCTGGTATTGCGGTTTTTAGTGAAGAGGAGCTAGAAGAAGCGGAAGCGTTTTGGAAGCGAAAAGTTTTTTAA
- a CDS encoding HAD family hydrolase, with protein MKTILFDLDGTLIDSTDAIVESFGVAYETFGRIVPEEEAIKKLIGHPLDVMFMRLGIASMEANDYVAAYKEHYRLISRQKTTLLPLAREAIEQASRIATLGIVTTKTARYSEELLEHMGVMHYFQVLIGRESVTYPKPHPEPIQKALQTLGKEASLAWMIGDTPMDLIAAKEAGVEGIGVLCGYSTHAELLAHTRYVVRDALDAVKLVAKIG; from the coding sequence ATGAAAACGATTTTATTTGATTTAGATGGAACACTGATTGATTCCACTGACGCCATTGTGGAGAGTTTTGGCGTGGCGTATGAGACATTTGGACGCATAGTTCCTGAAGAAGAGGCAATTAAAAAGCTGATTGGGCATCCTTTGGATGTCATGTTTATGCGTTTGGGTATTGCTAGTATGGAAGCGAATGATTATGTAGCGGCGTATAAAGAGCATTATCGCTTAATTTCACGTCAAAAAACCACTTTGCTTCCTTTGGCTCGTGAGGCGATTGAACAGGCCTCTCGCATCGCAACCCTTGGTATTGTGACCACAAAGACCGCACGTTATTCTGAAGAACTTTTGGAACATATGGGGGTCATGCACTATTTTCAAGTTTTGATTGGTAGAGAATCAGTGACGTATCCAAAACCCCATCCTGAGCCTATTCAAAAGGCATTACAAACGCTTGGTAAAGAGGCTTCTTTGGCGTGGATGATTGGGGATACTCCTATGGATTTAATTGCAGCCAAAGAGGCGGGTGTTGAGGGAATTGGTGTGTTATGTGGGTACAGTACCCATGCTGAGTTGTTGGCGCATACCCGCTATGTGGTACGTGATGCTTTGGATGCCGTGAAATTGGTGGCAAAAATAGGTTGA